ATTCACCCGGGAACAAAGCCATCACCTCATCCAGCACATCATGCATAAATTGTATAGCGAAATCATCCGAGACATCAATTATTTCACTAAACACCCCCATTCTGCATTCCACCTCTATCTGTTTTTTAGTGGTTCCCAACTGAGGATAGGAAGCAATTGCTGCAGAGCTATGCGTCAGAATCTCTATTTCCGGAACAATCGTTATATTCAATTTCTTGGCATAAGCCACGATCTCCTTGATATCCTCTTGAGTATAGTGACCAGCCTGAGGAATATTATCAAATTGATCATTTTCCCATTCCCAACCCAAACCGGAGCATTTACGTTTAGAACCGACTTCAATCAATTTAGGATATTTCTTTATTTCAATACGCCAGCCCTGATCATCCGTCAGATGCCAATGAAAGGTGTTCATCTTCAAGCGTGCCATTTCATAAAGAAGCGTCTTCACAGCTTCTTTCCCTTTGAAATAACGAGCTTCGTCAAGCATCACCGAACGCCATGAAAAAACAGGATAGTCTGAGATACTAACTTCACGTACCACAAATAAATTGCCCTGCAACGTAATCAATTGCCGAACAGTTTGTGATCCGTAAAAGATCCCCAAATTATCTTTAGCCGTTAACACGATTTTGTTATTGGCAACTTCTATCCGATATCCGCCTTCGGCCTTCACCGTCAACGCCGGATCTATTACTAACTGAATGGTAGCATCTGTCTTATCCTTACTGACCACCGGTTCCATACCGTGATCTTCTTTTAAATAACCTGCCAACAAAGTGGCTTCATCTTCTATTGCCGCTGTGCAACTGATTGTAACATCTTTATCTACTGCAAATGCTCCACGTCCATAACTTATAAATTGTGGCAATGGAATGACTCTAATATCTTCTAGGGAAACTCCATCGCCTCCACTACTTTCACCTGTACCGTTATCACTATCTGAACATCCTGCAAAAGGTAAAAGCAGGAATGAAAAGCAAAGAAATATACTCATTTTCTTCATGGTTTTAAATTTTTAAATTTATCTATTTTTTTTGCTAATATGGTATATGTTCCGGCAGATAAAGCACAGCCCTGTTCTGAGAGAACCTTACCATTCACACGAACCTCTCCATTTACCGAATTTGGCAGTTGCAGAATAGCTTGTGTATTCTTAGGAACCGTTATTTCCATTTTAAAATCTTTATCCGACGATTCAAAAGAAGAACGTATCTCACCGGCTATAGTAGGTATGGTGATAGCCGCCTGATGCAAATAGGTATCATCCGGTGCTATACGAAATGTTTTATAAGCTGCATCCAAGGGCTCTATACCACAGACATAACGGGCAATGACAATCAGAGGACCACCACTCCAGGCATGATTTACAGTTCCGCCACCGAAACCATTGGGACCGATATCCCAGCCTTCAAACAAGGTGGTATAGAAAGGATGGTTCACCATAGGAGCAAAACGTTTTTGCATACGTTCCATAGCATACTTGCCCTCACCCATTACAAAGAGTGCTTCCATAACATATTTCTCCATGTACGGACTAGCATAGAATTGCTTCTTAAACAAGTCAATGATATACGGATATTTATCTTGTTCAGCAATACCGGAAACAACAGCCAGGGCCTGTACGCGATCGTCCGTACAATCATTATACTCTGGATGCCTGTACGCATATCCGTTCCAGCAACGATTATACCCCTCTTTCACCTTGTTCATCTGCCGACTGTAATTATTAGCATCAGTTGTTTCTCCCAAAAGTTGTGCCATTTGCCGAGCACCTTTTAAGGCCAAGTAATGCCAACCGGCAAAGATAAGCCGAATATCCCGTTGTTCTCCCCAATCCCCCCAAGTCCAACTGCCTCCACGGAAATTTGTTAACCCCGTGCTATCCAATGTCCATAACTCCAAATAGCGTTTCACTCCCGGATAAACCTGCGCTATCGTTTCGCGATCACCGGTATTCATATAATAATTCCAAAAGCCATAATATCCGATACTGGCTAACATCTGTCCCGGCAATTCACTATCATAATTACCCGCCGGAATCGGTGAAGAAAGTGCTCCATCAGAATGTTGCCAAGCAATCAACTCCTTGATGCCCTTACTCATCAAAGCATAAACGGAAGATGAACAAGTGTAAAAGCACTCTCCCATTAAAATCACTTCGTCACCCCACCATTGCGCACGTTCACGTTCCGGACAATCAAAATACGTATCGCGCATGTTAACATAAAGGGTTCGCAAGGCCTTCTTCCAAAAACGATTCACAAAATCATTATCACAGCTAAAACTTCCGGTCATTTCTGTATTATAGCCCGTTTCACGATATTTCAATCCATTAACTTCGATACCTTTAGGCAGAATAAAATAAACCTCATGTCCATTCAACCAGCCTAGTGATTCATAAGATTGCCGACCTCGACGAGTAATATACTCAGCTCTCAGATTAATATCTCCCGCTGCATATGTATTATCCGTATAAATGCCGATGCAGTTTCCCCCTACAGGGTCCGTTATTTCCAATATTGGAGTCATCTGTAAATTATAGGGTAACAAGGCAATCAGCGTATCCTGTTGTTCTCCTTTCAATCTGCGCATAGACTCAAAAGAACGTATACCGAAGTCTTTCCATTGCGGAATAGGACGTTTTATAAGTTTATTGTAAGGAGCTTCTCCCCATGTTCCTAACACCAGTGCGTTACTAAATCCCAGCGTTTCCGGACATTCAGTTGTCTGCCACCCCGTCATATCCTTACGAGCATCAAAACGAATGTTCGATTCCGGTAAACGAAAATTAGGATAAGGTGCATCCGCACTCCCATAAGCAGGATGAATCCGGCAAAGCCACGTTTCATCACTACCCAAAACAAATTTCTTACTTTCTAAATTAAATAGCAATCCAGCTTGTCCGCTACTCTTGTGCGAAAAGCCCTCTTTACCGAAATACCAGACCAATATAGCTATCTGATTTTTCCCTTTTTGCAAGAAAGGGGCTAAGTCCACCTCATCGTAATAGGTGTCCTTCGGAGTCGGTCCACGCTTCACTCCTCCTTCAAAAACAGCAAGTTGTCCGTTAATCCAAAGCCAATACTTACTATCCACGGCAATCTGTGCAACCGCCTTCTCCGGACGTTTTGGCAAGATAATGTCTTTCCGGAAAGTCATCCACGTATTGGGATGATTGGCATCGGAAGGGGCGATCCATTTTCCTTCAGTTGCTTGTATTCCCAAAAGTGAACTCAAGGAAAAAGCAAAAATCAGAACTATAAAAAATCGGTTCATCATATAAAAGTTTATTTGTTTTATTGAATCCCCCTCCTTCGTCCTTCTGTTAAAAAGGGGAAAAGTTCAAAGGAGAGGCATTCAAATATACTCAATCAGATTCTACTTACCAACCCGGATTTTGCTTTAGTCGACCGTTGCTCATATTTATCTGTTTGGTAGGCAATGGGGCTAGATAATCACGTCCCGGACGGAACTTACGGTTATCTTCGGTTATTACAAATCCGTCACTATCCAAAGATGGACTCAATTCTTCATTCTCGTCTGCATAATTAGAGAACTTTACGCCTTTCAACGGTAGCGGCATCTCTACTTCAGCTGTTTTCCAACGACGAAGGTCATCATACCGGTTGGCTTCAAAACAGAGTTCAATCGTACGTTCCCGACGGATCTCCTCACGCATATCCAAGCCATACTTTGTAACAAACTCATTAGTTAAATCCGGCATTCCTACACGTTTACGGATACGGTTAATAGAGTTATTCAAATCATTATCACTAATCTCGCCTTCCAGCTCATAGGTAGCTTCTGCATAAATCAACAGGACTTCTGCAAAACGGATAATGTGGGCATTGTAATAAGCCCCTACATGATAAATATCAGGTAGTTCACTGATATACTTCCACACACGATATCCGGTATTTGTAGAGCAAATACCCATAAAACTAACCGGACATTCAGTAGCCACACCATGTTGACTAACATAAATATATTTACGGCCAGGCACCTGCAAGACACAAGTCATACGCGGATCACGGTCTTCATATTCCGATTGCACACTTTCATAACCCTGGAAACACGTTTCTACATTATCAATAGGAACACCATTCTTATCCAAAAACATATCGGCAAACTTCTTGGTTGCCAAAAGATAACCAGCGCTAACCTTATCAGCCATATCATGGAAAGTTCCTTTCATGTTCTTAGCATACTGATAATCAAGAATAGACTCGCACGAATTATCACCATCTTCCAAAAACAATTTACGATATGAATCCGCACCTAATGACGCTTCGTAGTATAAATCATATTCCGGTTTGTCGAAAATAAGTTGCCGGGCACATTCTTTGGCAATCCCCAATAATGCCAGTCCATCACTACGATGTTTATGATTTATAGCCCAGGTTCCGGCATACAGTGCTACTCTTGCCCTGAAAGCCACGGCTGCCCCACTGGTTATACGTCCGGTTTCGGCTACTGCCATTTCAGACTTCTTTGGTAATAATAGTGAAGCATCATACAAATCCTGCAAGATGGCATCTTCTACCTCTTTACGGGGCGTACGTTCCATAAACAGTTCAGGAGAATCAATATCCAAAGAATGTGTAACTAAAGGGACATCTCCAAAACGATTGAGCAACTTAAAATACTGGTATGCCCGGAAGAACAACGCTTCTCCTTTGTATCGAAGAATCTTTGGATCAGTAGTATGCAAGGCATCGACATGCTCCAATAAAATATGAATCTTGCGTAGATATGCATAACAATCATCCCATACTCCATCACTCTCCGATGGCAACCAACGACCATTACTCACACTGTTAAATCCAAAATAAGAAGTTGACAAATCCGCTTTCTGATCATATTGGGCTAAATTATCATCCCCATTAAATTTCATTAAAGAAGGATATAAGCCATTCGCATAAATTTTAAAATCATTTTCCGTCAGCCAATAGTCACCATCCGACATTTTATCTGCGGGCATCAGATCCATTCCTTGGCAGGAAGACAATAGTATAGCCACTATAAAACTATAAAATATATTCTTTTTCATAATCAATTAAAAATTAAGATTTACACCAAACGAGAAATAACGCATAAACGGATACCCAGAATAATTCCCATTATCTTCAGGATCATATTTGAAAGGAATATTATCAATTTCAAACAAGTCATTTCCGCTAAAATAAACTCTCAAACGATCTACCTTTATTTTCTGAGTCAAAAAGCGAGGAATGGTATAACCAAACTGTAAATTCTTTAAACGTACATAAGCCGCATTCACCAACAGGTTATCCGATGTACGATAGTTCCATAAGTTACGGTCATCGTCATGAGTCAATATCGGATATTTAGCATTCGGACGGTCAGCAGACCAAGTATTATGATAGAATTCGGACAATGGATAATGCCAGTCAGGATAGAAAGGTATCAAAGGTTCTCCGTCTTGTACAACTTTACGTTTGGCCACTCCTTGAAAAAAAATGCTTAGATCAAACCCCTTCCATTCCATATCGATATTCAAACCGAAATTATAACGGGGATTACTGGTACCTAAGTACACAAGATCACCCTGATATCCACGTTTAGGATCACCCGTCGCAGTAATCGCTCCATCACCGTCGAGATCCAGATACATCATATCACCCACACGCAGATTATCCGGAACTCCCTTCATTTTTTTATACTCGCGCAAAGTAGCTTCGTCTCGAATAATTCCTCCTGATTGATATCCAAAATATGCATTGGTAGAATAACCCTGAATATTTGATATTAAGCCCGAGCGCAGTCCGGAAAATCCACCCAAATTAGTAACCTTATTGCGAGAATCAGAAATATTACCACGAACACTATAGGAAAAATCATTCACCTTATCTCTCCATGCCAAAGAAACTTCCCAACCTTTCACTTCAAGAGAACCGTTATTGGATGCCGGAGCAGTCGCACCCAACAGACTCGGATAATCTACAGCAATCAACATATTTTTATTTTTCTTATAGAACCAGTCTACGCTGGCGCTCAAACGATTATTAAGTATTGCTATGTCCAGTCCGATATTTGTTACTTCCAGTTTCTCCCAAGTACGTGCCAAAGAGACCATGTTGGAAGATGCCTGCTGACTCTTCTCCTCTTTGTTGAATGGATAAGGCCAATCCGAACTGATGTTAATAATCGGAATATAGTCATAACGTCCGATCCCCCCCTGACAATTACCCATTTGCCCCCAGGAACCTCTTATTTTTAACTGGTCAAAAATGTTCAAATCTTTAATAAAATCTTCTTCAGACAGACGCCAGGCAGCAGAATATCCTGTAAATAATCCCCAACGATGCCCTGGAGCAAAACGAGAAGTTCCATCATACCGGCCATTAATCTCAACAATATAACGGTCATTGTATACATAACTCAAACGACCGTACACAGAGCGCAACGTTTCCGCCCAAGTGGCAGCACCTGTTTCCTGATCCTTCGAACTACCTAATGCCAGATTAAAATTATCACTTGTAAAATTCTTACGCGTAGCCGAGAAAGTATCATAAGAGAATTCTTCATGTTGTGCACCCGCCATGACCTTCAAATCATGTTTCTCAGCGAATAGTTTATGATATTCCGCATAAACATTATAGTTACGGTACCATTGTTTAGAGAAAGCTCTTGAAGCCCAATTTTCAGTCGTATTATATCTATTCAGCGAATCATCCCAATTCCATTGAGCATATTTTCCTCCATTAGTGGTATCATCATTTACCTGTCTTCTCAGGATAGCCTGTCCAGAAATTTTCAGTTCAGGTAAAATATTCCAGTCCAATGCAAAATTGAAAGTAGTAATAGCGTTGGCATAAAGGGTATTTCCTCCTTCTTCCAGTTCTTGTGCTGGATTACCATATCCTTGCCAAGAATAAAATTTACCAGACGGAGTATAAAGCGGTGCCCAAGGTGGTTGTCTATACCCCCATGCCAAAGCAGTGCCGATAGCTGAAGAAAAATCATGATCATGTGCCGTATATGAAATATTGGAATGGAACAAAAGGTTTTCTAGAACCTTCACTTCATTTTTCACACGCAGTGAATAACGTTTACTATCATCGTGACCAAATTTTAAAGGAGAATCTTCCGACTGATAGAAGCCAGATACATAAAAGTTATATCTGTCTGTTCCCCCGGATACATTCAAAGAGTAATTTTGCAGCCCTGAGCTTTTTCCCAAAAGAGATTTCGTCCAGTCATGATACTGATAATGCTTAGCAAAACCAAGATACCCACCCATCACTACCTTATCATTATTTTCACGAATCAAGTCCAGCTCATCTTCAGAGTATACAGGATTATCCGAACCGTCGGAACAAGCTTCTCTGTCCATTTCGGCAAACTGAAGTAAGTTTACTTTCTCTTTTACCCTTCCAGGTGTTTTAAAAGCATAGTAAGCATTAAAATCAACTTTCACCTTACCTTTTGCAGCAGATTTCGTAGTGACCAATACAACCCCATTAGCAGCACGATTACCATAGATAGAGGCTTGAGCATCTTTCAATACGGAGACACTCTCAATATCATTAGGATTCAAAAAATTTATATTTCCCTCTGCACCATCAATAAGTACCAAAGGCGAACCGCCATTTACAGAAGAGACATCACGAACACTAAAAGTAGCTTCGTCACCGGGACGGCTTCCCTGACCGTTACTTCTATTAACGACTAATCCGGGGATTAATCCCTGAAGCGCATTAATCGGTGTAGCTGAAGGTTTAGACTGAAATGCTTTCTGGTCGGCAGTAGCTACTGCTCCGGCAAGGTTTGCCCGCTTCGTCGTACCATAACCGACAACCACCACGTCATCCAGCATTTTACTATCTTCTTCCAATACTACATTGATAATTCCTCTGTTGCCAACCTTTTTCTGTACACTTTTATATCCGATAAAGGATATCTCAATTATATCTTTCGGAGTAGCACTCACAGTATAAATACCATAGACATTGGTAATAGTACCTTTTGTAGTTCCTTTAACGGTCACATTAGCTCCAATAATCATTTCTCCATTTGTATCGCAGACTGTTCCCGTAATGCTTTTGGTCTGTGCCCATATCCCTACCTGTGATGATAGTAAGCAAGTAATTAGCAATATTCGAATAATATTAAATTTCATAATATGAATAAGGTTTTGTTGAACTCTCGCAACATTGATAGGTCATATATATCATCGATGAATGTTACGGAATCCTGTTATTTAATAGAGGTTAGAACTATTTTTGAATGGCATAAGCCCTCATTAAGAAATTATCAAAGACAATATGGCAGTTTCCATACATCTTATCATTTAAAGTTGTATCAAAAAACCACGCTCCTGGATACTTGTCTTTATCTTCTTTAAGCAACCATATTTCCGGATCATGATTATCATCACCTGTAGCTACAATCCATTCAGCGCCACCTTTACCAAAAGATACATCAACACCACTTCGAGATAAATTATAATCAATCGTCCAAACTGCAGGAGCATTCTCAGAGTCAAACTGCGACATTGGCGGATAATCCTCCCAAGCAAAAACAAAATACATTTCTTCAAATTGCGAAGCCTTTTTATCCAAAGCTTTTATATCGTAAGTACCCATAAGCAAATCAAAAGTTATTTCGTAATGTCCCACATTCTCCAATATAATCGGATTCGGATTATCTGACTTTATGATATACTGTCCATCATTACTAATTCCATACTTTACTTGAGTCTCTGGATCCTTACTACTTACAAAGATAATTCTTGTATTAGTCACCGGAGCAAAATAAGAAGCTGTAAACTTATAGCTTTCCACACTCTTCTTTTCCGCCAGCATCGGAAGTCCAAACACAACTTTACTTAAATCAATTGAAGTATCCAACGTAAATATCTTAGTGTGTTTCTGATTATGCTCTGCAAAAGTCGATTTGACAGAAACCATTGGATCATATTTAGCTGTATTTCCGTCTTCATCCGTCAGCGTAAATACAACCTGTTTTTTGTCCAAATCACCGCTTGTACTTATCGGATAATCTTTAGTAAATTCAACATGGCGTCCTTCGTCCGTTGCTATAGCGGTTAAATCAATTGTTTCATCAATACCCAATGCCGTGCCTTTCACTGTGAGAGTCTTTAATTTCGTCCTATTACTTTCCATGATAAGGCTAACAGGTAATACCAAATTATCTGCAACACTGAATGTTACATCATTATTATCGACGTGAGCGACACCACCATTCAATACAATATTAAAACCCATTTCCTGTCTGATTTCAAGACGAGGAGCTTCAGGTGTAACCAATACATTCAGTATTTCAGTTTTCGATTTACCCGAATGATCATAAACAACAACCTTTACTTCACCCACAGAACCTCTTTCTACATTTCCAGGAATAATCACAGCTTGTATCAAGTCATATTCTGTAATATAATTCTGATCGCTAAAAGGAATTCTTTCACTAAATTCAAACTCTGCACATTCAATCTGAATATAGTTAATACCAGCATCATCCGTCACTTTAGCCTTAATATTCACGGTTTCACCAGGCAACCCTTCAAGTTCCTCGCCAAGAAACTCAATCATGGGAGGCTGAGTATCATTAGCATTTTCATTGTCATCTCCGCACGAAATGGCGAAGAGAACAAGCAACGTTACAAACAACGTAACTAAATAATGTTTTTTTTTCATATTCAATAGCTTAAAATTAATAGATATAAAAGTTAACGCTATAAATAATACCGGTATATTAAAAATGCGAGTACTTCATTTAAGTAGATTTTTTTAATTGCTTTTCACGTGCCCATAATCTTAAATTTTAGCAAGGTTAATATTGATATAAATAATTAATAATGCAAAATTACGCAATCATATACGCATTGTGTTTATGAAAATGATATATTAATTTATGATTCTGACCGTACATGTATTTTTTATTCACTCATATTTTTTTGATATTACATCGGGGGCTTCTTCAAATTTGGTGGTATTCCTCTTATTATGAATGCAGAATCTTAGCTCTTAGTAGTTTTATTCCGGCTTTGTTGAACATTTGTCTTTTGACCGCTTTAATTTTATTCACTGGTCTCCCAGTAATCCGTTACTGAAGGGGACATCAATGACTGCCTGTACTGTCTCCCTGTCTTTTTTCAATACCATATGCAAAGTTCGTCAGTGCCATGTTACGTGTTGCATTCGCTTTTTCAATCTATTTTCTAATATCCTTATCATAAGTATTCCCATTGATCATACCTCTGAAATTCGTACATACGTTTAAAAATTCTTTAATCTATGGTGAGGACTTATACAGTTCCGCTAGTTTAGAATTATCCGATTTTCCCTTTAGAATGTATTGGCATATCTGATTCTGTGAAACTCTCTGTATTTTACTTCTGTTTTCAATTCTCTCATTATGCTCCTTGACTTCCTTCCTCTTTTGGTGATACATTCTTCGCAAGCCAGATGCTATCCTTCCAATAAGTGCCCCACTGATTTTACTCCCCATTTTTTGCCAATATTTTCCGGTTAATACAACCCGCACTAATGATTGTAACCAGTTCGGATACATATTTAAGAGCAGTCTTCTGTTTCCCATTCAAGTATGCTCCTATTCTTCTGTTGTGAATGTTCTTATAAATGTAGCAGCTTTTCTTGCCCAAATGTGTGGCTGTATGCTCAATGATCATCCCCTGCATTTTTAAATTCAGACTTTCCCTGTATATCCTCAATTTTTCTCTGTGTCGGGCATCTCCCATGGTAAATATGTTCTGGAGAATTAACGAAGAAGCCGTATCTCTGTCAGGATATTCATATTTGAGCTTTTACTTGGTCTGACGAATTATTTTCTCTATTTCCGGTATCATCGTATCCGTCATATTCTTGATTAGATGAAACCGGTCGCAGATTTGTGTAACACCGGGGATTATTCTGTTTATAGACTCTGTGAAACATCTTCCACGGTCTCTCATCATATATTGTATTTGAGGATTCCAGATGAGCCAGTTATCAAGTGCTTCTCCGCTTCTATCCTCTAACAAAGCAATAGGTGTCATCTGGCCTACGACCACCCCCATATAATCCTTACCTTTTTTATAGGCAAAATCATCAATACCCACATCAATACTTTTTATTATGCATTAGAAGATTATGTTGCCCGTACTGTTGTAGGATGCGTAAGCAGGAAGAGCTACTGACCGTTATATGAAACAATTGCAAAAGAAAAGAAACCTTTCGGAAGGTAAGTTTCAAGCTTATCGATCTGATGCGTTCCTCAACAAGATAGCTCCGTCTACCATACCGACGAACCAGAAAAGACAATGGTTCGCAGAATATTTTTTACAGACAAGAAACATTGTCACAATAATATTTACCAACCCTTATGACTAACTCCAAAGTATGATCGTAAACTTCAAAATCCTGAATATGTTAGGAGTAGCAACTGTGCAATTAGTGACTGAAATGTCCGCAATAAGGACAGGAAGCCCCCTTGCCGGCCGTATATAGAAAGACCGTCAATGAACCAACATCTTCAGAGATACCATCTTGTTGTAGATTATCGTAGCCAAGACTGAATCTGAAATTATGGAATAATCCCCTATTTTCGGGGATTTTCTTTTTATATACCGGGAAAATTACAGTTTCTCACTGGGGAACAATTCCTTGACCGTGAGGAAAAAGAGGTGAGGCTAAGAAATAAAAAAAGATTATCACCAAATTTGAAGAAGAACCTTTATTTGATTTTTATACTATAATGATACATATAATAAAGTATTCTAACTAATTCTTAAGTATATTTCTTATCCAAAACTCCGGTCTGAAACATTCAAGTTC
The nucleotide sequence above comes from Bacteroides caccae. Encoded proteins:
- a CDS encoding beta-N-acetylhexosaminidase, whose amino-acid sequence is MKKMSIFLCFSFLLLPFAGCSDSDNGTGESSGGDGVSLEDIRVIPLPQFISYGRGAFAVDKDVTISCTAAIEDEATLLAGYLKEDHGMEPVVSKDKTDATIQLVIDPALTVKAEGGYRIEVANNKIVLTAKDNLGIFYGSQTVRQLITLQGNLFVVREVSISDYPVFSWRSVMLDEARYFKGKEAVKTLLYEMARLKMNTFHWHLTDDQGWRIEIKKYPKLIEVGSKRKCSGLGWEWENDQFDNIPQAGHYTQEDIKEIVAYAKKLNITIVPEIEILTHSSAAIASYPQLGTTKKQIEVECRMGVFSEIIDVSDDFAIQFMHDVLDEVMALFPGEYIHIGGDEAHGNHWANSQSIRSLKNSLGITENFELQIWYFNQINKYLNEKGRKMMGWSDMAGPVGVASKMAVDMPGAISQYWAGSVDVLNHSLRLGFKVVQSHTDFAYFNAGLQNAYLTSCIPERVDATKVKNIIGFEASCWSEWDSTLEKTFDHIFPRIAAYAETAWSKQSAKDYTNFKYRLSPMWDLWKARGIYVGGMDEKNYPGPGW
- a CDS encoding transposase — its product is MGIDDFAYKKGKDYMGVVVGQMTPIALLEDRSGEALDNWLIWNPQIQYMMRDRGRCFTESINRIIPGVTQICDRFHLIKNMTDTMIPEIEKIIRQTK
- a CDS encoding alpha-L-rhamnosidase-related protein; its protein translation is MMNRFFIVLIFAFSLSSLLGIQATEGKWIAPSDANHPNTWMTFRKDIILPKRPEKAVAQIAVDSKYWLWINGQLAVFEGGVKRGPTPKDTYYDEVDLAPFLQKGKNQIAILVWYFGKEGFSHKSSGQAGLLFNLESKKFVLGSDETWLCRIHPAYGSADAPYPNFRLPESNIRFDARKDMTGWQTTECPETLGFSNALVLGTWGEAPYNKLIKRPIPQWKDFGIRSFESMRRLKGEQQDTLIALLPYNLQMTPILEITDPVGGNCIGIYTDNTYAAGDINLRAEYITRRGRQSYESLGWLNGHEVYFILPKGIEVNGLKYRETGYNTEMTGSFSCDNDFVNRFWKKALRTLYVNMRDTYFDCPERERAQWWGDEVILMGECFYTCSSSVYALMSKGIKELIAWQHSDGALSSPIPAGNYDSELPGQMLASIGYYGFWNYYMNTGDRETIAQVYPGVKRYLELWTLDSTGLTNFRGGSWTWGDWGEQRDIRLIFAGWHYLALKGARQMAQLLGETTDANNYSRQMNKVKEGYNRCWNGYAYRHPEYNDCTDDRVQALAVVSGIAEQDKYPYIIDLFKKQFYASPYMEKYVMEALFVMGEGKYAMERMQKRFAPMVNHPFYTTLFEGWDIGPNGFGGGTVNHAWSGGPLIVIARYVCGIEPLDAAYKTFRIAPDDTYLHQAAITIPTIAGEIRSSFESSDKDFKMEITVPKNTQAILQLPNSVNGEVRVNGKVLSEQGCALSAGTYTILAKKIDKFKNLKP
- a CDS encoding SusC/RagA family TonB-linked outer membrane protein, which codes for MKFNIIRILLITCLLSSQVGIWAQTKSITGTVCDTNGEMIIGANVTVKGTTKGTITNVYGIYTVSATPKDIIEISFIGYKSVQKKVGNRGIINVVLEEDSKMLDDVVVVGYGTTKRANLAGAVATADQKAFQSKPSATPINALQGLIPGLVVNRSNGQGSRPGDEATFSVRDVSSVNGGSPLVLIDGAEGNINFLNPNDIESVSVLKDAQASIYGNRAANGVVLVTTKSAAKGKVKVDFNAYYAFKTPGRVKEKVNLLQFAEMDREACSDGSDNPVYSEDELDLIRENNDKVVMGGYLGFAKHYQYHDWTKSLLGKSSGLQNYSLNVSGGTDRYNFYVSGFYQSEDSPLKFGHDDSKRYSLRVKNEVKVLENLLFHSNISYTAHDHDFSSAIGTALAWGYRQPPWAPLYTPSGKFYSWQGYGNPAQELEEGGNTLYANAITTFNFALDWNILPELKISGQAILRRQVNDDTTNGGKYAQWNWDDSLNRYNTTENWASRAFSKQWYRNYNVYAEYHKLFAEKHDLKVMAGAQHEEFSYDTFSATRKNFTSDNFNLALGSSKDQETGAATWAETLRSVYGRLSYVYNDRYIVEINGRYDGTSRFAPGHRWGLFTGYSAAWRLSEEDFIKDLNIFDQLKIRGSWGQMGNCQGGIGRYDYIPIINISSDWPYPFNKEEKSQQASSNMVSLARTWEKLEVTNIGLDIAILNNRLSASVDWFYKKNKNMLIAVDYPSLLGATAPASNNGSLEVKGWEVSLAWRDKVNDFSYSVRGNISDSRNKVTNLGGFSGLRSGLISNIQGYSTNAYFGYQSGGIIRDEATLREYKKMKGVPDNLRVGDMMYLDLDGDGAITATGDPKRGYQGDLVYLGTSNPRYNFGLNIDMEWKGFDLSIFFQGVAKRKVVQDGEPLIPFYPDWHYPLSEFYHNTWSADRPNAKYPILTHDDDRNLWNYRTSDNLLVNAAYVRLKNLQFGYTIPRFLTQKIKVDRLRVYFSGNDLFEIDNIPFKYDPEDNGNYSGYPFMRYFSFGVNLNF
- a CDS encoding RagB/SusD family nutrient uptake outer membrane protein; its protein translation is MKKNIFYSFIVAILLSSCQGMDLMPADKMSDGDYWLTENDFKIYANGLYPSLMKFNGDDNLAQYDQKADLSTSYFGFNSVSNGRWLPSESDGVWDDCYAYLRKIHILLEHVDALHTTDPKILRYKGEALFFRAYQYFKLLNRFGDVPLVTHSLDIDSPELFMERTPRKEVEDAILQDLYDASLLLPKKSEMAVAETGRITSGAAVAFRARVALYAGTWAINHKHRSDGLALLGIAKECARQLIFDKPEYDLYYEASLGADSYRKLFLEDGDNSCESILDYQYAKNMKGTFHDMADKVSAGYLLATKKFADMFLDKNGVPIDNVETCFQGYESVQSEYEDRDPRMTCVLQVPGRKYIYVSQHGVATECPVSFMGICSTNTGYRVWKYISELPDIYHVGAYYNAHIIRFAEVLLIYAEATYELEGEISDNDLNNSINRIRKRVGMPDLTNEFVTKYGLDMREEIRRERTIELCFEANRYDDLRRWKTAEVEMPLPLKGVKFSNYADENEELSPSLDSDGFVITEDNRKFRPGRDYLAPLPTKQINMSNGRLKQNPGW